One stretch of Bosea vaviloviae DNA includes these proteins:
- the maiA gene encoding maleylacetoacetate isomerase yields the protein MRIALNLKGLTATHVSHHLRHGEQRAPDFLQLNPQGFVPVLELAGGVLTQSLAICEWLEETHPVPPVLPEHALPRARVRAFALAIAADIHPVQNLRVLARLRALGLPEAAVTSWARDVIEDGLKACEALLVGAPGPFCFGASPTLADICLVPQLSNARRFSCDLSSVPRLLAAEVSCMALAAFTDAAPDKQADAE from the coding sequence GTGCGCATCGCGCTCAACCTCAAGGGCCTCACGGCAACGCATGTCTCGCACCATCTGCGCCATGGCGAGCAGCGTGCGCCGGATTTCCTTCAGCTGAATCCGCAGGGATTTGTTCCTGTTCTGGAGCTGGCCGGAGGCGTTCTGACGCAGTCGTTGGCGATATGCGAATGGCTGGAGGAAACCCATCCGGTGCCGCCTGTTCTACCCGAGCATGCGCTGCCTCGCGCGCGCGTCCGGGCCTTTGCACTGGCTATCGCGGCGGACATCCATCCCGTGCAGAATCTGAGGGTTCTGGCGCGGCTCCGGGCACTCGGTTTACCCGAGGCCGCGGTCACGAGCTGGGCTCGCGATGTCATCGAGGACGGGCTGAAGGCCTGCGAAGCTCTTCTCGTCGGCGCGCCGGGGCCGTTCTGCTTTGGCGCCTCGCCTACTCTGGCGGACATCTGTCTCGTTCCGCAGCTTTCCAACGCCCGCCGCTTCAGCTGCGATCTGTCGAGCGTGCCACGCCTGCTGGCGGCAGAAGTGAGCTGCATGGCGCTCGCGGCTTTTACTGATGCCGCCCCTGACAAGCAGGCGGATGCCGAGTGA
- a CDS encoding MarR family winged helix-turn-helix transcriptional regulator: MLARFLPYRFSILAERISRAFGARYGAAFGLGIPEWRVMAVLGELNRCSTKEIIARTEMDPVKVSRAAGRLVDLGLVQQKPHPEDKRAQMLNLTRKGGDVYGRILPMARALEAEFTSVLDAEERRALDVILTKLHVSAGRLQETS, translated from the coding sequence GTGCTGGCGCGCTTTCTGCCCTACCGATTCTCCATCCTGGCCGAGCGCATCAGCCGCGCCTTCGGAGCGCGCTACGGCGCCGCCTTCGGCCTCGGCATCCCCGAATGGCGGGTGATGGCTGTGCTCGGCGAGTTGAACAGATGCTCGACGAAAGAGATCATCGCCCGCACCGAGATGGACCCCGTAAAGGTCAGCCGCGCAGCCGGCCGGCTGGTGGATCTCGGCCTCGTCCAGCAAAAGCCTCACCCCGAGGACAAACGCGCGCAGATGCTGAACCTGACCCGCAAGGGGGGCGATGTTTACGGCAGGATCCTGCCGATGGCGCGCGCGCTCGAGGCTGAATTCACCAGCGTGCTGGATGCCGAGGAGCGGCGCGCCTTGGATGTCATCCTGACCAAGCTGCATGTCAGCGCAGGGCGCCTCCAGGAAACGTCTTGA
- a CDS encoding SIS domain-containing protein, whose translation MPRYSRNTLELAKFARKRGAVLIALTDGPSSPLVPLADMTFFAPARNSVLPNSPTAAFAVAVAVADALITTLARERPDAVEALKGLSESLLWTFHY comes from the coding sequence CTGCCGCGCTATTCGCGCAACACGCTCGAGCTCGCCAAGTTCGCCAGGAAGCGCGGCGCCGTCCTGATCGCCCTGACCGACGGACCGTCATCGCCGCTGGTGCCGCTGGCCGACATGACCTTCTTCGCCCCGGCTCGCAACAGCGTCCTGCCGAACTCGCCGACCGCCGCCTTCGCCGTCGCCGTCGCCGTCGCCGACGCGCTGATCACCACGCTGGCACGCGAGCGCCCGGATGCTGTCGAGGCGCTGAAGGGGCTGAGCGAAAGCCTGCTCTGGACCTTTCACTATTAG
- a CDS encoding UvrD-helicase domain-containing protein → MIDDLSPEQRDIVDLPLGPIAVMACAGSGKTKTAVHRLAAMRQRHEGSGLIALLSFSNVAVDTFRKEYAALLRGLPVIGRSSAVEIDTMDGFITSNVLRPHGHRVMKCDRAPYLVEGREGFLAGFKVYDGKISRPTTGIEVACGGAGFRYSIGRGAAALPAKWAEPALAKLAAVGAYSHSAGRYWVLRVLREKPFVLRALARRYPHILVDEAQDIGPEHQAILQLLIDAGSHVSLIGDPHQGIYEFARADGAFLQDYGTRPGVSGYNLSVNYRSLPDIVGVANKLTQRADTAKRAAAMGRTIAYYMPFKAAERDHALTSFRSLLGAAGIDPAHGVVLCRSKPMTAEWAGELDGQGIGVVRCLADAAISRDQKKNFHRAFIQTCLGLSGLLAAKHGSLSAQLARPEDDDMRRLRQLIWSFVRDPATGLPSATLVADSGWHPLLVARAQALIATMVGNFGFEAADNLGRRLAKTKLEARPLIAVAGLAIDVGATFRTSTVHKVKGESLEAVLYVAQKGHVRALLNGTGTEEGRIGYVALTRARDLFVLAVPDNCLAEFEAELQAVGLKRV, encoded by the coding sequence ATGATCGATGACCTTTCGCCCGAGCAGCGCGACATCGTCGACCTGCCGCTCGGCCCGATCGCGGTTATGGCTTGCGCGGGCAGCGGCAAAACGAAAACGGCCGTCCATCGGCTCGCCGCCATGCGACAGCGGCATGAGGGCTCGGGCCTGATCGCACTCCTGTCCTTCTCGAATGTAGCAGTTGACACGTTCCGCAAGGAATATGCGGCACTGCTGCGCGGCCTGCCGGTGATCGGCCGATCCTCCGCGGTTGAGATCGACACAATGGACGGCTTCATCACGAGCAACGTCTTGCGGCCGCACGGCCACCGGGTGATGAAGTGCGATCGGGCGCCCTATCTCGTCGAAGGCCGCGAAGGCTTCTTGGCTGGTTTCAAAGTCTATGATGGCAAAATCTCGCGACCGACAACGGGTATCGAGGTCGCCTGCGGTGGTGCGGGATTCCGCTACTCGATCGGGCGAGGCGCTGCGGCGCTCCCGGCGAAATGGGCCGAACCCGCCTTGGCCAAACTTGCGGCGGTTGGCGCGTATAGTCACTCGGCAGGCCGTTACTGGGTGCTGCGCGTGTTGCGCGAAAAGCCGTTTGTTCTTCGCGCGCTGGCGCGGCGCTATCCTCACATCCTCGTCGACGAGGCTCAGGACATCGGTCCCGAGCATCAGGCGATCCTCCAGCTTCTGATAGACGCCGGTTCACATGTATCCCTGATCGGCGACCCCCATCAGGGCATCTACGAGTTTGCGCGCGCCGACGGTGCTTTCCTGCAGGATTATGGCACTCGGCCCGGCGTGTCCGGGTACAATCTGTCGGTTAACTACCGATCGCTGCCCGATATCGTGGGCGTTGCCAACAAGCTGACCCAGCGCGCCGACACGGCCAAGCGCGCCGCGGCCATGGGCCGAACGATCGCCTATTATATGCCATTCAAGGCGGCCGAACGGGATCATGCGCTGACATCCTTCAGAAGCTTGTTGGGCGCGGCGGGCATCGATCCGGCACATGGAGTCGTTCTATGCCGGTCGAAGCCCATGACCGCGGAATGGGCCGGCGAACTCGACGGCCAGGGCATTGGGGTCGTGCGATGTCTTGCCGACGCCGCGATCAGCCGCGACCAGAAAAAGAACTTCCATCGGGCCTTCATTCAGACTTGCCTGGGCCTGAGCGGTCTGCTCGCCGCAAAACATGGTTCTCTGTCGGCGCAGCTCGCGCGTCCGGAGGATGACGACATGCGTCGCTTGCGCCAGCTGATCTGGTCGTTCGTGCGCGATCCCGCGACAGGCCTTCCATCGGCCACGCTCGTCGCCGACAGCGGATGGCATCCCTTGCTCGTCGCCCGAGCGCAGGCCCTGATCGCAACCATGGTCGGGAACTTCGGGTTCGAGGCAGCGGACAATCTCGGCCGCAGGCTCGCCAAGACGAAGCTCGAGGCGCGCCCTCTAATCGCGGTGGCCGGCCTTGCGATCGATGTCGGCGCGACCTTTCGCACCTCGACCGTGCATAAAGTCAAGGGTGAGAGCCTGGAAGCGGTCCTCTATGTGGCGCAGAAGGGGCATGTTCGGGCGTTACTGAATGGAACAGGCACCGAGGAAGGCCGGATCGGTTATGTGGCTTTGACCCGGGCACGGGATCTGTTCGTCCTCGCTGTACCCGATAACTGCCTCGCGGAATTTGAAGCCGAGCTTCAGGCAGTCGGCCTGAAGCGAGTCTGA
- a CDS encoding ATP-dependent nuclease produces the protein MEKNAFGGGNVFLAQLTIKNFRRVGEATLLFRPGLNVIVGPNNIGKTAVVDALRALLAGADDPYPRFSCDDIHLPEGGVASGEIRFEFVFRDLSLDDEAEFMHAIREGADGKTEAIMGVTYGDADKSGRLKPRRWCGDFDEVSMTSSMLENLRSVYLQPLRDAEQGLRPSRNSQLSRLLHLLSDEPGRDAIGAALIELDDKLKAQKPIQDTHGAISGRHLTMLGPKLAQVVDVGLAGTDFGKLAARVSLVVDAFDIERNGLGYNNLIFMAVVLSELAKNADAAFRSLIVEEPEAHLHPQLQAVLLRYLSSIDKGEPGEKPVQVFVTSHSPNFASIADLDSIVCLVDAGARKASAFHPRSVKFEKGKREKLARYLDVTRAELFFARRALFVEGAAELLLVNVLAQRHGYDLRDHGVSLISVEGLNFDCFMPLFGEKAIPIPVSVITDADPSTKIEGKTVALYPAADDAVDPSDTTKSMLKAQGGLVKVFHGQKTFEYDLALIAKNRPTMLAALADIHPQIGADLNISVEAAEGNQAKAETLFRGMFERSSGNVSKGKFAQALAAQIQDEKFEIESPRYILNAIEHACQ, from the coding sequence GTGGAGAAGAACGCTTTTGGGGGTGGGAACGTGTTTCTGGCGCAGCTAACGATCAAGAACTTCCGGCGCGTTGGGGAGGCTACGTTACTGTTTCGGCCAGGCCTCAACGTGATCGTTGGGCCGAACAATATCGGCAAGACGGCGGTCGTGGACGCATTGCGGGCGCTGCTTGCGGGGGCCGACGATCCCTATCCCCGCTTCAGCTGCGACGATATCCACCTGCCGGAGGGCGGCGTGGCTTCCGGCGAGATCCGGTTCGAATTTGTCTTCCGGGACCTGAGCCTCGACGACGAGGCCGAGTTCATGCACGCGATCCGGGAGGGGGCCGACGGCAAGACAGAGGCGATCATGGGCGTGACCTATGGCGATGCCGATAAGTCGGGGCGTCTGAAGCCACGCCGTTGGTGCGGGGATTTCGACGAAGTTTCGATGACGTCGTCGATGCTCGAGAACTTGCGCAGCGTCTATCTCCAGCCGCTGCGTGACGCCGAGCAGGGCCTGCGGCCAAGCCGGAACAGCCAGCTTTCACGCCTTCTCCACCTGCTCTCCGACGAGCCTGGACGGGATGCGATCGGGGCGGCACTCATAGAGCTGGACGACAAGCTCAAGGCTCAGAAGCCGATCCAGGACACCCATGGCGCGATTTCCGGCCGGCACCTGACGATGCTAGGTCCCAAGCTGGCTCAGGTGGTTGATGTCGGGCTTGCGGGCACTGATTTTGGCAAACTCGCAGCACGCGTTTCGCTCGTCGTCGACGCTTTCGACATCGAGCGGAATGGCCTCGGCTACAACAATCTGATCTTCATGGCGGTGGTGTTGAGCGAACTCGCCAAGAATGCCGATGCGGCATTTCGCAGCCTGATCGTCGAGGAACCCGAGGCACACCTACATCCGCAGCTTCAGGCGGTTTTGCTGCGCTACTTGTCGAGCATCGACAAGGGCGAGCCGGGCGAGAAGCCGGTGCAGGTATTCGTGACCAGCCACTCGCCCAATTTCGCCAGCATCGCCGACCTCGACTCCATCGTCTGTCTGGTCGATGCGGGCGCAAGGAAGGCGTCGGCATTCCACCCGCGATCGGTGAAGTTTGAAAAGGGCAAGCGTGAGAAGCTCGCACGGTACCTCGATGTCACCCGGGCCGAGCTGTTCTTCGCCAGGCGTGCGCTTTTCGTCGAGGGCGCCGCCGAACTGCTGCTGGTCAACGTTCTCGCCCAGCGCCACGGGTATGACCTGCGCGATCATGGCGTCAGCCTGATCAGCGTTGAGGGTCTGAACTTCGACTGCTTCATGCCGCTGTTCGGCGAAAAAGCGATCCCGATCCCGGTGTCGGTGATCACCGACGCCGATCCGAGTACCAAGATCGAGGGCAAGACGGTCGCCCTCTATCCGGCGGCGGACGATGCTGTCGATCCATCGGATACGACCAAGTCGATGCTCAAGGCGCAGGGCGGGTTGGTGAAGGTATTCCATGGCCAGAAAACCTTCGAATATGATCTCGCGCTGATCGCCAAGAACCGGCCGACCATGCTGGCGGCGCTCGCGGATATCCATCCGCAGATCGGTGCGGATCTCAATATCTCGGTCGAGGCCGCTGAAGGTAATCAAGCAAAAGCCGAAACGCTGTTTCGCGGCATGTTCGAGCGCAGCAGTGGCAATGTGTCCAAGGGGAAGTTCGCGCAGGCGCTGGCCGCTCAGATACAGGACGAGAAGTTCGAGATCGAGTCGCCCCGCTATATCCTCAATGCGATCGAGCATGCCTGCCAATGA
- a CDS encoding DUF3732 domain-containing protein, whose amino-acid sequence MMQIRRIILYSHRGLIRDLPFNLGKVNIVTGPSERGKSAILAIIDYCLGARQLGVPAGVIQDSVAWYGLELDFNGERLFVARPGVDSSKRASPLWHIAPGGFSQVPPIEDLQPSYKRDDLLDRISAKLGIGATLIPRADGEVSRKKLTFRSGIIYSLQKQNEIANPDLFFHRQSDPSIAQLVRDTLPYYLGAINEDVIAKQADLKAKRKRQRDLQKQLDKAATAEARRDDEAAYLIAEAQQCGLLAGDLARSATPDNLHQLLEQAEQFSRSQTEMAGSDQLAVLARQIAELDRRRDSLKRQIGSLEEFESDQDQVYGSANEQRRRLRSLELIRDHDVDGQFCPLCQADMVVPPPKALELRRSLQVLDHELGFVVLDRTQVQEALVERRTQLTDVNDQMAAARAQILRLRDEDVRVRGTLEHRNTTSRVGGMIQMFLRVASTSGDEDRASLSMEIAALQSAIEELEEETDFTSLKTKTATFLGSIGGVITRWAQALGLGYSKGLLTFDIRGPYLVNETEQGTVNFSRFGSGKNWVWYHLLGHMALHSWFIQRGRPTLRFLAIDQPSQVYFPGGQATDAETDFEEVRRIYHWLIETTRSLDGAFQVILTDHARFPDDPAFVSHVAHDWWEADGALIPADWV is encoded by the coding sequence ATGATGCAAATTCGTCGAATTATCCTATATAGCCACCGTGGTTTGATCCGGGACCTGCCCTTCAACCTGGGCAAGGTGAACATCGTCACCGGCCCTAGCGAGCGGGGCAAGTCGGCCATTCTAGCGATCATCGACTACTGCCTGGGCGCCCGCCAGCTAGGCGTGCCAGCCGGCGTGATCCAGGATTCCGTGGCTTGGTACGGCCTGGAGCTGGACTTCAACGGTGAGCGACTGTTCGTTGCCCGCCCCGGCGTTGACTCCTCCAAGCGCGCCAGCCCGCTGTGGCACATCGCGCCGGGCGGGTTCAGCCAGGTTCCGCCGATTGAAGATCTACAGCCCAGCTATAAGCGGGACGATCTGCTCGACCGAATCAGCGCCAAGCTTGGGATTGGCGCGACTCTGATCCCTCGCGCCGACGGAGAGGTCTCGCGCAAGAAGCTGACCTTCAGGTCGGGGATCATCTATTCCCTGCAAAAGCAGAACGAGATCGCCAACCCCGATCTGTTTTTCCACCGCCAAAGCGATCCCAGCATCGCCCAACTCGTCCGCGACACCCTCCCCTACTACCTTGGGGCGATCAACGAAGATGTCATAGCCAAACAGGCGGACCTTAAGGCAAAGCGCAAGCGGCAGCGAGACCTCCAAAAACAGTTGGACAAGGCGGCGACGGCCGAAGCGCGCCGCGATGACGAAGCCGCCTACTTGATAGCCGAGGCCCAGCAATGCGGCTTACTGGCCGGCGATCTCGCGCGGTCAGCCACACCCGATAACCTCCACCAATTGCTCGAACAGGCCGAACAGTTCAGTCGATCCCAGACCGAAATGGCGGGTAGCGACCAGTTGGCCGTGCTGGCGCGGCAAATCGCCGAGCTGGATCGTCGCCGCGACAGTCTCAAGCGGCAGATTGGATCCCTGGAGGAGTTCGAGTCCGACCAAGATCAGGTCTATGGTTCGGCAAACGAGCAGCGGCGCCGGCTAAGGAGCCTTGAGCTAATCAGAGACCATGACGTGGATGGACAGTTCTGCCCGCTCTGCCAGGCCGATATGGTCGTCCCGCCTCCGAAGGCTTTGGAACTTCGACGTTCGTTGCAGGTACTCGATCACGAGCTTGGTTTCGTCGTGCTCGATCGCACCCAAGTTCAGGAAGCGTTGGTCGAGCGCCGCACCCAACTGACGGACGTCAACGATCAGATGGCCGCGGCGCGCGCCCAAATTCTAAGGCTGCGCGACGAGGATGTTCGGGTGCGCGGGACTCTGGAGCACCGCAACACGACCTCCAGGGTGGGCGGCATGATCCAGATGTTCCTGCGCGTGGCCTCCACAAGTGGCGACGAGGACCGAGCCAGCTTGAGCATGGAGATAGCCGCCCTTCAGTCGGCGATCGAGGAGTTGGAAGAAGAAACAGATTTCACTAGCCTTAAGACCAAGACCGCGACCTTCTTGGGCAGCATCGGAGGCGTCATCACCCGCTGGGCCCAGGCGCTTGGCTTGGGCTATTCGAAGGGCCTGCTGACTTTCGACATCCGCGGCCCCTATCTGGTGAACGAAACAGAACAGGGCACGGTCAATTTTTCCCGCTTCGGAAGCGGCAAGAACTGGGTCTGGTATCACCTATTGGGCCACATGGCGCTCCACAGCTGGTTCATCCAAAGGGGCCGTCCGACACTGCGATTTCTGGCGATCGACCAGCCTTCTCAAGTCTATTTCCCAGGTGGACAAGCGACCGACGCGGAAACCGACTTTGAAGAGGTACGCCGGATTTACCATTGGCTGATCGAGACCACGCGATCGCTCGACGGTGCCTTCCAGGTGATCCTGACCGACCACGCCCGCTTTCCCGACGATCCCGCGTTCGTCTCTCACGTCGCGCATGATTGGTGGGAGGCGGATGGCGCACTTATCCCGGCGGACTGGGTTTAG
- a CDS encoding three component ABC system middle component, whose protein sequence is MRPPFPKWAQRSADYGNLFNPAFLMFVLGAACRGFEAEQKDVSEARELGMPFSLLFLVAPLALSPEFNEARPSRLAGSLVSWSKKHPAIAANMSVAAYSLVPAVREAIVYGLRAEHIRAGDGGRFRKGAAHGALELDVRTALAGHLNNAGFAGRWLAKSGATASILEAFGLRP, encoded by the coding sequence ATGAGGCCGCCTTTCCCCAAGTGGGCGCAGCGCTCGGCCGACTACGGCAATCTCTTCAACCCGGCCTTCCTCATGTTCGTGCTCGGCGCGGCCTGCCGCGGGTTCGAGGCTGAGCAAAAGGACGTGAGCGAGGCGCGCGAGCTTGGCATGCCTTTCTCCCTGCTCTTTCTGGTCGCGCCGTTGGCCTTGAGTCCAGAGTTCAACGAAGCGCGCCCAAGCCGCCTGGCCGGCAGCTTGGTAAGTTGGTCGAAAAAGCACCCGGCGATTGCCGCCAATATGTCAGTGGCGGCCTATTCGCTCGTTCCGGCGGTTCGTGAAGCGATTGTGTATGGGCTGCGCGCTGAACACATCCGAGCCGGGGATGGGGGACGCTTTCGTAAGGGCGCCGCGCACGGAGCGCTTGAGCTGGATGTCCGTACCGCCCTTGCAGGTCATCTGAACAACGCTGGCTTCGCGGGCCGCTGGTTGGCCAAGAGCGGAGCAACGGCCTCCATTCTCGAAGCCTTTGGCCTAAGGCCCTAA
- a CDS encoding ABC-three component system protein codes for MSDLSYSKFSAGDSMLGYIYQCEYALYHLLDRDRLTVQISIETVDDVVVQGAQGSPEELLQLKLHRQTPGRAVRSITDRHEDLWKTLRVWSSHIKGGLDPSETSFILMTTSPRGGDVESVAHSLAPKGGDLKRDPTKALNRLETLAAEISNDADLSDAGALKKGAEAFLLLPAEKRIRLVNNMTIMSSSPAIIDLRKKIDQRLRASGGTDEVHPQFVEGIVGWWYGACIQHLEGKGGRPIPFEALERKIAELSQALNLSGLPRYDTDEVLDETQVATLRERTFVQQILAVGHHVDGEMMASAMLDFYKADAHRKRWIEDFRVDLADLNRFESDLRGAWSVHFGTAETECDDCARNSEPEKAYQKLGQRVLKDTLGTAPVGLKGFNASFLTRGSYHILASGDRPAIGWHPHWKGRFGVGKPLS; via the coding sequence ATGAGCGACCTTAGTTACTCTAAGTTTTCAGCCGGCGACTCGATGCTTGGCTACATCTATCAATGCGAATATGCGCTCTATCACCTGCTCGATCGCGACAGGCTGACCGTCCAGATCTCGATTGAAACGGTCGATGACGTTGTCGTCCAAGGCGCACAGGGCTCCCCCGAGGAACTCCTCCAGCTCAAACTCCATCGACAGACGCCGGGCCGCGCGGTTCGCAGCATCACAGATCGACATGAGGACCTTTGGAAGACGCTGCGGGTGTGGTCTAGCCATATCAAGGGCGGTTTAGATCCGTCCGAGACGAGCTTCATTCTGATGACGACCTCGCCCAGAGGGGGCGATGTGGAATCTGTTGCCCATTCCCTGGCGCCCAAGGGCGGAGACCTGAAGCGAGACCCAACCAAGGCGCTCAACCGACTCGAAACGCTGGCGGCCGAGATTTCCAATGACGCGGATTTGTCAGATGCCGGAGCGCTGAAGAAGGGTGCCGAGGCTTTTCTCCTCTTGCCGGCCGAAAAGCGGATACGCCTAGTCAACAACATGACGATTATGAGCTCGTCGCCTGCAATCATCGATCTTAGAAAGAAGATCGATCAACGCTTGCGCGCCTCGGGCGGAACCGACGAGGTTCATCCCCAGTTTGTCGAAGGCATCGTGGGTTGGTGGTATGGCGCGTGCATCCAGCACCTGGAGGGCAAAGGCGGCCGTCCCATCCCCTTCGAGGCCCTGGAGCGAAAGATCGCCGAGTTGTCCCAAGCCCTCAACTTGTCGGGGCTGCCCCGTTATGACACCGATGAGGTCTTGGACGAAACTCAGGTCGCGACACTCCGTGAGCGGACGTTTGTCCAACAAATTCTCGCCGTTGGCCATCACGTGGACGGCGAGATGATGGCGTCGGCGATGCTCGACTTCTACAAGGCCGACGCCCATCGCAAACGCTGGATCGAAGACTTCCGTGTCGATCTGGCTGACCTCAATCGGTTCGAAAGCGATCTTCGCGGCGCCTGGAGCGTGCATTTTGGTACGGCCGAAACCGAATGCGACGATTGTGCCCGCAACTCTGAACCGGAAAAGGCCTATCAAAAACTCGGCCAGAGGGTACTCAAGGACACACTGGGCACAGCGCCGGTTGGCTTGAAGGGGTTTAACGCCTCGTTCCTAACGCGCGGCTCCTACCATATCCTCGCCAGCGGCGATCGGCCGGCGATCGGGTGGCATCCTCACTGGAAAGGGCGCTTTGGAGTTGGGAAACCACTGTCATGA
- a CDS encoding HNH endonuclease: MAFGVFILRHDSIYDDSPAERYQFPRQYLGRVQACIGGWIIYYEPRKVAETRGYFAVARVQQVIPDPAAPNMFIAIIEPDSYLDFARPVPFTDVNGVVERGILNEQGQISGRAQAAVRAISPIDFDRILALGLDEHETLLPRVDQPLSGFAEEQTPFAFDQERERLTLITSRLVRDRVFRRVVLRAYDERCAVTGLKLINGGGRAEVAAAHIRPVAAHGPDIVSNGIALSGTAHWMFDRGLISLSDDLDILVSRQANDPDGIRSFINRTGRAFAPMQLRERPHPPFLQWHRENCFKQ, translated from the coding sequence ATGGCTTTCGGCGTCTTCATCCTCCGTCACGATTCGATCTACGACGACAGCCCCGCCGAGCGCTATCAGTTCCCGCGCCAGTATCTCGGCCGCGTGCAGGCCTGTATTGGCGGCTGGATCATCTATTACGAGCCGCGCAAGGTCGCCGAGACGCGCGGATATTTCGCCGTTGCCAGGGTTCAGCAGGTGATCCCGGATCCTGCCGCGCCTAACATGTTCATCGCGATCATCGAGCCAGACAGCTATCTCGACTTCGCCCGTCCTGTCCCATTCACCGATGTTAATGGCGTCGTCGAACGCGGCATCCTGAACGAACAGGGGCAGATATCGGGCCGAGCCCAGGCGGCCGTGCGCGCAATCTCGCCGATCGACTTCGATCGTATCCTGGCTCTCGGCCTCGACGAGCACGAGACCCTGCTCCCGCGCGTCGATCAGCCCCTTTCCGGCTTCGCCGAGGAGCAGACGCCCTTCGCGTTCGACCAGGAGCGCGAACGGCTGACGCTGATCACGTCGCGGCTGGTTCGTGATCGGGTGTTCCGGCGTGTCGTCCTGCGCGCCTATGACGAGCGCTGCGCGGTGACTGGGCTGAAGCTCATCAATGGCGGCGGACGCGCCGAGGTCGCAGCCGCCCATATCCGCCCCGTTGCGGCACATGGTCCCGACATCGTCAGCAACGGCATCGCCCTCTCGGGCACAGCTCATTGGATGTTCGACCGTGGCCTCATCAGCCTGTCCGACGATCTCGACATCCTGGTATCGCGCCAAGCCAACGACCCGGATGGGATTCGTAGCTTCATCAACAGAACGGGACGCGCCTTCGCGCCGATGCAGCTGCGCGAGCGACCGCACCCACCTTTCCTGCAGTGGCACCGCGAGAACTGCTTCAAGCAGTGA
- a CDS encoding DUF2459 domain-containing protein — protein sequence MNAPLRAVRNALFGTLALALASGFALLLGALPYGSAAQPSRDDVVTIHVATNGFHTDILVPSVTAIRDWRPLLEASPITRAASDAPMIAFGWGSQSAYTELGAITDLSPRLLLKAAAFDASVVHVQPVAAVRAGPNLLSLNVTQAGYRALVDHIEQSLQYGPGGSPIVLEGLTHGLGDAFLRGRDRFWLLRSCNVWVGEGLRKAGLPVGLWTPLAQSLMWSLSWKAPVVARP from the coding sequence TTGAATGCACCCCTTCGCGCTGTGCGAAACGCATTGTTCGGCACGCTCGCTCTTGCGCTGGCATCGGGATTCGCCCTGCTTCTCGGTGCACTGCCCTATGGCTCCGCCGCGCAGCCGTCCCGGGACGATGTCGTGACGATCCATGTCGCGACCAACGGCTTCCATACCGATATCCTGGTGCCATCAGTCACCGCGATCAGGGACTGGCGGCCGCTGCTTGAGGCGTCACCGATCACCCGCGCAGCTTCGGACGCGCCAATGATCGCCTTCGGCTGGGGTTCGCAGAGCGCCTATACCGAACTCGGCGCGATCACCGACCTGTCGCCGCGCCTGCTTCTGAAGGCTGCCGCCTTCGACGCCTCGGTCGTGCATGTGCAGCCGGTTGCAGCCGTCCGGGCGGGTCCGAACCTTCTCAGCCTCAACGTCACGCAGGCGGGCTACCGGGCCCTCGTCGATCATATCGAGCAGAGCCTGCAATACGGACCCGGCGGGTCGCCGATCGTGCTGGAGGGGCTCACGCACGGCCTGGGCGATGCGTTCCTGCGGGGGCGCGATCGCTTCTGGCTGTTGCGCAGTTGCAATGTCTGGGTCGGCGAAGGCCTGCGCAAGGCTGGATTGCCTGTCGGACTGTGGACGCCGCTGGCGCAATCGCTCATGTGGTCGCTGAGCTGGAAAGCTCCAGTCGTAGCGAGGCCGTGA